A genomic segment from Colletotrichum higginsianum IMI 349063 chromosome 5, whole genome shotgun sequence encodes:
- a CDS encoding GPI mannosyltransferase produces MDETPGPQPSNHAAALAAASTAHFLSSHFASVDTISRSNSPGPPYTKGDEDDKKRYRPRTFSYFNHLPFPVEEESNRDAALAGILKQLYIAIKAEDFSPGALHWTRELTGWLNLKFEMTRELRATLAKLYYHLCLAPGLEPSTADRFLRMVVILTRKYHYLKPVDDLLLDWRPLWREIKALVLPSEVASHQTNRRRSQKQLWKLCLHAQTYFDPKDRKEMLDEFLPYFSTSDVSNAYIVVGTINALLPTDAAPADVPCSQPQEFMPTLFHLWSLIARSKSFDVFFIDLYSRMARDFLQASDTPFDAHGIFTREQSDWIFTAILRLTEIPVGQSNSPYSTLDYSSGLGLYLEKDKKKYPTAYMIARWIVYSLSPKCLEEESSILASLEGLLEAIDTFYHPSNVGSWTTFLGQFTVYLTDIFVSRWNREKSGELDTPEDRKITPALKRRFVSALKEVTYMGLFSKSNRVAHYYYASLQGLAYLEPNLILPGALQRFYPSLQGLVEVHRTTSSLNGLQMIANVMSKTKGFRCHITALLALALPGIDANDLGKTQYTLNFIQSVAYSIPMVPLTKDGDAVHGTALAMEWVQGEMERMEREGQDIKLDYETELSDEDEANILRSSTAGLGEFVIALLGKVFTLLENLPDASHIRGGTPEDNVINALPAALSPLFASLSPGLFDTALEKLSSFVSTHVVHQARDAMAWILNALCKVNPEKTLKVFIPMLIVNIRNEIDFNHAASDRSSGTDYLPRDRALVWHVSMLGMAVVHVGNEVLKYQTELHDIAKYMQEKCRGLPTIHISNFIHHLLLNLTHTYPIDTALYEPDIIKRGLDVGDWGKTTSPADLTIKWHRPSAGEVQFAVELFDSQTKAAARKLDLLMSENPPVSRKGKNKEWSDEVSRLFQQIRLVISGMATLFDPHRASGEKMNGNPGADDNGDTAMEDDDDPLAEAAEDDETRPQYRYDAGYLLTDEDPAYHKLHELREDVGQLLCRSHEFLNQNQEDDVSCFTALYAAYRTWITDVGIERSAHPLERHLRLYKSDISAFKISGLRKVYPRPLLIKRADAYQLLRVKHNASARQKSELDKQLLLNLAQSSVSPYADVRRVAQNALDSSLKALIGGRPLVIPILLERLRAALDAVDHDRIKGAMYTLFFTSLLKTMVRDWRFAPDALRLYLRAGTIDKPSIQQLGATALFPLLDFGKPFERMIIVNQDFVEPIRPTDDCSQAISNRHNFIVQRRERVEQKKAALGLELTEMAKAAHWKIASRCAIFASNMCLRFDTLAPPEFIALVTQGTNDTHPGLRASYMSAFTSVFEAVEMRAAYDHDYRNYLLEKEKDHNKITVEVPKGDAAFTQKYLDSFASPENAEYMVDSDHPGWLVWGKKFLASRAKPIPFTDYDETETAVRKQIGDQITRDWLKTCFDYLKQEPRDANADRFRMGNVYMLMHVFDLMHYGGTTIKLDDVKELTMQVYGDGSDKHQHRATAEIVAALLCGSSDDPPDFRNQVWGFAAPLMLKVLNEDLTPENLQYWVSCLHLTVDPKDPRRSHELVDALSSFRLDMSSNAAFKESSKVQVLEFIITDSGWHFRHEKPVLADFLSHIDHPYKTVREAMGRVIATIYRTRYHESFESVEKLLEANKSASSLGLRPYEPTKEFSDTVLEIFDRLEKWRHERTPGQQTPSSYTSGSKTVLTWLDSTLSSQECTQLMPFFPDPFMEQLLHMMDVKEDPELMRLAYHVYRHLPNIPFRIGEDGPFIDALVRIGKSATSWHQRLRSMVNMQVIYFRRLFLIEKKQREILFNAVSDMLADPQLEVRSCASATLAGMIRCSPKRIRDPTIQLLKKRFEDGLRLNPMPKRKLPGTETPVDTNKQIVRRHAAVLGLGALIEAFPYATPPPSWMPEVLQILATRAASDPGVVGKATKAILSDFKKTRQDSWSVDQKYFTPDQLEDLEGVLWKITSWASYFRAHYCL; encoded by the exons ATGGACGAGACACCGGGGCCTCAGCCCTCCAACCACGctgccgcccttgccgccgcctcgaccgcCCACTTCCTCTCGAGCCATTTCGCCTCCGTAGACACAATCTCGAGATCAAACTCCCCCGGGCCCCCCTACACAAAGggtgacgaggacgacaagaagcgCTACCGGCCGCGTACCTTTAGCTACTTCAACCACCTGCCCTTCCCTGTCGAGGAAGAATCCAACCGCGATGCTGCCCTGGCTGGTATCCTGAAGCAACTCTACAtcgccatcaaggccgaAGATTTCAGCCCCGGTGCCCTGCATTGGACTAGAGAGCTGACGGGATGGCTGAATCTCAAGTTTGAGATGACTCGCGAGCTTCGCGCCACCCTAGCCAAGCTCTACTACCACCTCTGCCTGGCTCCTGGCCTCGAGCCCAGCACTGCCGACCGCTTTCTGCGTATGGTGGTCATCTTGACAAG GAAGTACCACTACCTGAAacccgtcgacgacctgtTGCTCGATTGGCGCCCGCTATGGAGGGAGATCAAGGCCTTGGTCTTGCCCTCAGAGGTTGCTTCGCACCAGACAAACCGTCGCCGCTCCCAGAAGCAGCTGTGGAAGCTGTGTCTCCACGCCCAGACCTACTTCGACCCCAAAGACCGCAAGGAGATGCTCGACGAGTTCCTTCCCTACTTCAGCACATCAGACGTCTCCAATGCCTATATTGTCGTCGGCACCATCAATGCCCTGCTCCCAACTGAtgccgcccccgccgacgTGCCGTGCTCCCAGCCCCAGGAGTTCATGCCGACCCTGTTCCACCTCTGGTCCCTCATTGCGAGATCCAAGAGCTTCGACGTCTTCTTCATTGACCTCTACTCACGCATGGCCCGCGACTTCTTGCAGGCTTCCGACACACCCTTCGATGCCCACGGAATCTTCACGCGGGAACAGTCCGACTGGATCTTCACCGCTATCCTCCGCCTGACGGAGATCCCCGTTGGCCAGTCCAATTCTCCCTACTCGACTCTGGACTACTCGTCAGGCCTGGGTCTGTATCTTGAAAAGGACAAGAAAAAGTACCCCACGGCGTACATGATCGCCCGGTGGATTGTCTACTCCCTGTCGCCCAAGTGTTTGGAGGAAGAGAGCTCAATCCTCGCCAGCCTCGAAGGcctgctcgaggccatcgacacCTTCTACCATCCCTCCAATGTCGGATCCTGGACGACATTCCTGGGCCAGTTCACTGTCTATCTTACAGACATCTTTGTCTCTCGTTGGAACCGGGAAAAgagcggcgagctcgacACCCCGGAGGACCGCAAAATCACCCCGGCCCTGAAGCGCCGCTTCGTGTCCGCCCTCAAGGAGGTCACCTACATGGGTTTGTTCTCCAAGAGCAACCGGGTTGCTCACTACTACTACGCTTCGCTCCAGGGCCTGGCCTACCTCGAGCCCAACCTGATCCTGCCCGGAGCCCTGCAGCGCTTCTATCCCAGCTTGCAGGGTCTGGTCGAGGTCCACCGCACGACGTCGAGCTTGAACGGCCTGCAGATGATTGCCAATGTCATGTCCAAGACCAAAGGGTTCCGTTGCCACATCACCGCTCTACTCGCCCTGGCTCTTCCTGGCATCGACGCCAACGACCTGGGAAAGACGCAGTATACCCTCAACTTCATTCAGAGCGTGGCCTACAGCATCCCGATGGTGCCTCTCaccaaggacggcgacgctgtCCACGGCACCGCTTTGGCCATGGAGTGGGTGCAGGGCGAGATGGAGCGCATGGAGCGCGAGGGTCAAGACATCAAGCTCGACTACGAAACCGAGctctcggacgaggacgaggccaacATTCTccggtcgtcgacggcgggaCTTGGCGAGTTTGTcatcgccctcctcggcaagGTCTTTACCCTCTTGGAGAACCTGCCGGATGCATCCCATATCAGGGGAGGTACCCCGGAAGACAACGTCATCAATGCGTTGCCGGCGGCCCTCTCCCCGTTGTTCGCATCGCTCTCGCCGGGGCTCTTCGACACGGCCCTTGAGAAGCTCTCCTCCTTCGTCTCGACTCACGTTGTGCACCAGGCGAGAGACGCGATGGCGTGGATCCTTAACGCCCTGTGCAAGGTCAACCCCGAAAAGACGCtcaaggtcttcatccccaTGCTCATTGTCAACATCCGAAACGAGATCGACTTCAACCATGCTGCGTCAGACCGGAGTAGCGGCACGGACTACCTGCCCAGGGACCGCGCTCTCGTGTGGCATGTGAGCATGCTGGGCATGGCCGTCGTGCATGTCGGCAACGAGGTCTTGAAATACCAGACCGAGCTTCATGATATTGCGAAGTACATGCAGGAGAAGTGCCGTGGTCTGCCCACCATCCACATCTCCAACTTCATTCACCATCTGCTGCTGAACCTGACGCATACGTACCCCATCGACACCGCCTTGTACGAGCCCGACATCATCAAGCGGGGCCTCGATGTGGGCGATTGGGGAAAGACGACGTCGCCTGCTGATTTAACAATCAAGTGGCACCGGCCGTCCGCCGGCGAGGTGCAATTCGCCGTGGAGCTGTTCGACTCACAAaccaaggcggcggcgcgcaaACTGGACCTACTCATGAGCGAGAACCCTCCTGTAAGTCGCAAAGGAAAGAACAAGGAGTGGTCCGATGAGGTCTCGAGACTGTTCCAGCAAATCAGGCTGGTCATCTCAGGAATGGCAACGTTGTTCGACCCGCACCGCGCCTCCGGCGAGAAGATGAACGGCAACCCTGGCGCCGATGACAATGGCGACACGGCAatggaagacgacgatgatcCTCTTgcggaggcggccgaggacgacgagactCGACCGCAATACCGCTACGACGCTGGCTATCTCCTGACGGACGAAGACCCCGCGTACCACAAGCTTCACGAGCTGAGGGAAGATGTTGGGCAATTGCTGTGCCGAAGCCACGAGTTCCTCAATCAGAACCAGGAGGACGACGTATCCTGCTTCACGGCGCTCTACGCAGCCTACAGAACATGGATCACCGACGTCGGTATCGAGCGGTCCGCCCATCCGTTGGAGAGACATCTCCGCCTTTACAAGTCGGACATTTCCGCCTTCAAGATTAGCGGTCTACGAAAGGTCTACCCGCGGCCACTGCTGATCAAGCGTGCGGACGCGTACCAGCTGCTCCGCGTCAAACACAACGCATCGGCACGGCAGAAGAGCGAGCTGGACAAGCAGCTCCTGTTGAACCTTGCCCAGTCGTCCGTGTCCCCGTACGCCGACGTCCGGCGGGTTGCCCAGAATGCCTTGGACTCGTCGCTCAAGGCTCTCATCGGTGGCCGGCCTCTGGTCATCCCCATTCTTCTCGAAAGGCTCAGGGCCGCGCTGGACGCGGTGGACCATGATCGTATCAAGGGCGCAATGTACACTCTGTTCTTCACGAGCCTGCTGAAGACCATGGTCAGGGACTGGAGATTCGCCCCGGATGCCCTTCGGCTCTATCTCCGAGCAGGCACCATTGACAAGCCCAGCATTCAGCAGCTTGGTGCCACGGCGCTCTTCCCTCTGCTGGACTTCGGAAAGCCTTTTGAGCGGATGATCATCGTCAACCAAGACTTTGTGGAGCCGATCCGTCCAACCGACGACTGCTCTCAAGCCATCAGCAACCGCCACAACTTCATCGTGCAGAGGCGGGAGCGCGTCGAGCAGAAGAAGGCTGCTCTAGGGCTGGAGCTGACGGagatggcgaaggcggccCACTGGAAGATAGCTTCTCGATGCGCCATCTTTGCCAGCAACATGTGTTTGCGGTTCGACACCCTTGCACCCCCCGAGTTCATCGCTCTTGTGACGCAGGGCACGAACGATACTCATCCGGGTCTGCGTGCAAGCTACATGTCGGCCTTCACATCCgtcttcgaggccgtcgagatgCGCGCTGCCTACGACCACGACTACCGCAACTACCTactggagaaggagaaggaccaCAACAAGATCACAGTCGAGGTCCCCAAGGGAGACGCGGCCTTCACGCAGAAGTACCTAGACTCCTTCGCCAGCCCCGAAAATGCCGAGTACATGGTCGACTCGGACCACCCTGGTTGGTTGGTCTGGGGCAAAAAATTCCTTGCCTCACGCGCGAAACCCATCCCCTTCACCGACTAcgacgagacggagacggccgTCAGAAAGCAGATTGGTGACCAGATCACCAGGGATTGGCTCAAGACGTGTTTCGACTACCTCAAGCAGGAACCCCGCGATGCGAACGCCGACAGGTTCCGCATGGGCAACGTGTACATGCTCATGCACGTGTTCGACCTGATGCATTACGGAGGGACTACCatcaagctcgacgacgtcaaAGAGCTTACTATGCAGGtctacggcgacggcagcgatAAGCATCAGCATCGTGCCACGGCGGAGATCGTTGCCGCGCTCTTGTGCGGGTCCAGCGACGACCCCCCCGACTTCCGCAACCAGGTCTGGGGCTTCGCTGCGCCTCTGATGCTGAAGGTTCTCAACGAGGACCTGACGCCCGAGAACCTGCAGTATTGGGTCTCTTGTCTGCACCTGACGGTCGATCCCAAGGATCCTCGCCGATCGcacgagcttgtcgacgcCCTCAGTTCCTTCAGACTCGACATGTCGTCCAACGCCGCGTTCAAGGAATCAAGCAAGGTGCAGGTCTTGGAGTTCATCATCACGGACTCGGGCTGGCACTTCCGCCACGAGAAGCCTGTACTCGCCGATTTCCTTTCTCACATTGACCACCCATACAAGACGGTCAGAGAGGCAATGGGCCGCGTCATTGCCACCATCTATCGCACCCGCTATCACGAGTCGTTCGAGAGCGTGGAAAAGCTCCTGGAGGCTAACAAATCAGCCTCGTCTCTCGGCCTCCGGCCCTACGAACCGACCAAGGAGTTTTCTGACACGGTGCTCGAAATCTTTGACCGACTCGAGAAGTGGCGTCACGAGCGCACCCCGGGCCAGCAGACGCCCTCGTCTTATACCAGCGGCTCCAAGACCGTCTTGACCTGGCTCGACAGCACCTTGTCGTCGCAGGAGTGCACGCAACTGATGCCCTTCTTCCCGGATCCGTTCATGGAGCAGCTTCTCCACATGATGGATGTCAAGGAGGACCCCGAGCTGATGCGTCTGGCGTACCACGTATACCGCCATCTGCCCAATATCCCATTCCGTATTGGCGAGGACGGTCCCTTCATTGATGCCCTCGTCCGCATTGGCAAGTCCGCCACGAGCTGGCACCAGCGCCTGCGGTCCATGGTCAACATGCAGGTCATCTACTTCCGCCGCCTCTTCCTGatcgagaagaagcagcgGGAGATTTTGTTCAACGCCGTTAGCGACATGTTGGCGGATCCTCAACTCGAAGTCCGGTCGTGTGCGTCGGCTACCTTGGCCGGCATGATCCGATGCTCGCCAAAGCGAATCCGCGACCCGACGATTCAGCTCCTCAAGAAACGCTTCGAAGACGGTCTTCGCCTCAACCCGATGCCCAAACGGAAGCTGCCTGGCACCGAGACGCCTGTGGACACGAACAAGCAGATCGTGCGCCGCCATGCCGCCGTCCTGGGCCTGGGTGCCCTCATTGAGGCCTTCCCATACGccacgccgccaccgtcttGGATGCCGGAGGTCCTCCAAATCCTGGCCACACGCGCCGCCAGCGATCCTGGCGTGGTCGGCAAGGCCACCAAGGCCATTCTCTCCGACTTCAAGAAGACAAGACAAGATAGCTGGAGCGTCGATCAAAAG TACTTCACACCGGACCAGCTCGAAGACTTGGAGGGTGTTTTGTGGAAGA TCACGTCTTGGGCCAGTTATTTTAGAGCTCATTATTGCCTTTGA